A genomic region of Brevibacillus sp. JNUCC-41 contains the following coding sequences:
- the yycF gene encoding response regulator YycF encodes MDKKILVVDDEKPIADILQFNLKKEGYEVFCAYDGNEALKMVEERQPDLILLDIMLPQRDGMEVCREVRKKYETPIIMLTAKDSEIDKVLGLELGADDYVTKPFSTREIIARVKANLRRQQAVPVPDQENEPKEITIGTLTIHPDAYVVSKRGDTIELTHREFELLHYLAKHIGQVMTREHLLQTVWGYDYFGDVRTVDVTVRRLREKIEDNPSHPGWIVTRRGVGYYLRNPEQE; translated from the coding sequence ATGGATAAAAAGATTCTGGTAGTGGATGACGAAAAGCCAATTGCTGATATATTACAATTCAATCTGAAAAAAGAAGGCTATGAAGTTTTTTGTGCTTATGATGGCAATGAAGCCCTCAAAATGGTAGAAGAACGGCAACCCGATTTGATTTTACTTGATATCATGCTACCGCAGCGCGATGGCATGGAAGTTTGCAGGGAAGTAAGGAAGAAGTATGAAACGCCGATCATCATGTTAACGGCAAAGGATTCAGAGATTGATAAGGTCTTAGGGTTGGAGCTTGGTGCAGACGACTATGTGACAAAACCATTTAGTACCCGGGAAATAATTGCCCGCGTTAAGGCGAACCTAAGACGTCAGCAAGCTGTTCCGGTTCCCGATCAAGAAAATGAACCGAAGGAAATTACGATAGGAACGCTCACTATCCATCCGGATGCCTATGTAGTATCCAAGCGGGGCGATACGATTGAATTAACGCATCGCGAATTTGAGTTGCTTCATTACTTAGCGAAGCACATCGGTCAGGTCATGACAAGGGAGCACTTATTACAAACCGTGTGGGGCTATGATTATTTTGGTGATGTGCGGACGGTCGATGTAACGGTCAGACGTCTTCGTGAGAAGATTGAAGACAATCCAAGCCATCCTGGCTGGATTGTAACTAGAAGAGGGGTCGGTTATTACCTGCGTAACCCTGAACAGGAGTAG
- a CDS encoding peptidoglycan DD-metalloendopeptidase family protein encodes MFSSKGKGIILLTVSVILMLAGNRATAAGISETTTTIQHVYLNDEFVGSVTDETEIEKIVADKVEAAQEDYPDFTFDKETQLMFVPEEVFDEEVKEEQAVKGIQDQLNVKAEAYEIDIDNQAVAYVASKEDAEAVMEKITLLYVNEEEYAEYESGKKESEKDAGPLKEPGSRILDIEFSLPVTFKETMVYPDKIKSIDETLSMIEEGKEGTMIYEAKEDEDLETIATRHDMDLDQLLELNPGQDENKGVKEGERLYVTQRIPFVNVRVEREIYKEERIPFEKKVKEDDELPKGELITEQKGNEGILAFTYNVSETNGKKISETIAKKEVTEKAKTEITRKGTKVIPSQGSGTYSWPADGGYISSKQGQRWGKLHKGIDIARPTTRMITAADHGIIETAGNSGGYGNKITINHNNGYKTVYAHLDSIDVQAGQKIEKGMKIGMMGSTGNSTGVHLHFEIYKNGSLVNPLNYISQ; translated from the coding sequence ATGTTTAGCTCAAAGGGCAAGGGGATCATCCTGTTGACGGTTTCCGTCATTTTAATGCTTGCAGGAAACCGGGCAACTGCTGCTGGGATATCGGAAACTACAACCACCATTCAGCATGTTTATCTTAACGATGAGTTCGTTGGAAGTGTTACGGATGAAACGGAAATTGAAAAGATCGTAGCCGATAAGGTAGAGGCAGCACAGGAAGATTATCCGGACTTTACATTCGATAAAGAGACACAGCTAATGTTTGTACCTGAAGAGGTATTCGATGAAGAGGTAAAAGAGGAACAGGCTGTTAAGGGAATTCAAGATCAGTTGAATGTGAAGGCAGAGGCGTATGAAATCGACATAGATAATCAGGCGGTCGCTTATGTTGCGTCAAAGGAAGATGCCGAGGCCGTTATGGAGAAAATCACTCTATTATATGTGAATGAAGAGGAATACGCTGAATATGAATCAGGTAAAAAGGAAAGTGAAAAAGATGCAGGTCCGTTAAAAGAGCCAGGAAGTAGAATTCTGGACATCGAATTTTCACTGCCCGTCACATTTAAAGAGACAATGGTATATCCAGACAAAATCAAGAGCATCGATGAAACCCTTTCCATGATAGAAGAAGGAAAGGAAGGGACGATGATCTATGAGGCTAAGGAAGATGAGGATCTTGAAACGATTGCCACTAGGCATGATATGGACCTGGATCAACTGCTGGAGCTAAATCCGGGACAGGATGAGAACAAAGGTGTTAAAGAGGGCGAGCGGCTCTATGTGACCCAACGTATCCCCTTTGTGAACGTAAGGGTAGAAAGAGAAATATATAAGGAAGAGAGGATTCCTTTTGAAAAGAAAGTGAAGGAGGATGACGAACTTCCAAAGGGCGAGCTCATTACTGAACAAAAAGGGAATGAGGGGATTCTTGCGTTCACCTATAATGTATCCGAAACAAATGGAAAGAAAATCAGTGAAACGATTGCAAAAAAAGAAGTCACGGAAAAAGCCAAAACAGAAATCACCAGAAAAGGAACCAAGGTCATTCCTTCACAGGGCAGCGGTACATATTCCTGGCCTGCGGATGGGGGCTATATTTCCAGTAAGCAGGGTCAGCGCTGGGGGAAACTGCATAAAGGTATAGATATTGCCCGGCCAACCACCAGGATGATAACGGCAGCAGATCATGGGATAATCGAAACTGCCGGAAACTCCGGAGGATATGGAAATAAGATAACGATCAATCATAATAACGGGTATAAGACAGTGTATGCCCATTTGGACTCAATAGATGTACAAGCAGGACAAAAGATTGAAAAAGGCATGAAAATTGGCATGATGGGTTCAACGGGGAACTCGACCGGTGTCCACCTCCATTTTGAAATATATAAAAACGGGTCTCTCGTTAATCCGCTAAACTATATAAGTCAGTAA
- a CDS encoding adenylosuccinate synthase → MSSVVVVGTQWGDEGKGKITDFLSQNAEAIARYQGGNNAGHTIKFNGVTYKLHLIPSGIFYSDKICVIGNGMVVDPKALVEELAYLHSHGVSTDNLRISNRAHVILPYHIKLDEVEEDRKGANKIGTTKKGIGPAYMDKAARNGIRMADLLDREIFEEKLSQNLVEKNRMFERFYETEGFKIEDILEEYYEYGQQVQKYVCDTSVVLNDALDEGKRVLFEGAQGVMLDIDQGTYPFVTSSNPVAGGVTIGSGVGPTKINHVVGVCKAYTSRVGDGPFPTELHDEVGNQIREVGREYGTTTGRPRRVGWFDAVVVRHARRVSGITDLSLNSIDVLSGLDTVKICVAYEYKGEIIHEVPATLKAIGECKPVYEELPGWSEDITGCKSLDELPENARHYVERVSQLVGIPLTTFSVGPDRNQTNVVRSPWRLA, encoded by the coding sequence ATGTCATCAGTTGTAGTAGTCGGTACACAATGGGGAGACGAAGGTAAAGGTAAAATAACAGATTTTCTATCCCAGAATGCGGAAGCCATCGCTCGTTATCAAGGTGGGAATAATGCAGGGCATACAATAAAATTTAACGGCGTTACCTATAAACTGCATTTAATTCCGTCAGGGATTTTTTATAGTGATAAGATTTGTGTCATTGGAAATGGTATGGTGGTTGATCCCAAAGCTCTTGTAGAGGAGCTTGCTTATTTACATAGCCACGGGGTGAGTACGGATAATCTTCGTATTTCGAACCGTGCACATGTCATTCTTCCTTACCATATTAAATTGGATGAAGTCGAAGAAGACCGTAAAGGCGCCAACAAAATTGGAACGACTAAAAAGGGAATCGGCCCTGCATATATGGACAAAGCTGCTCGTAACGGAATCCGCATGGCAGACCTATTGGACCGTGAAATTTTCGAGGAAAAATTGTCTCAAAATCTTGTCGAAAAAAATCGTATGTTTGAACGTTTCTATGAAACGGAAGGTTTCAAGATTGAAGATATCTTGGAAGAATACTATGAGTACGGACAACAAGTGCAGAAATATGTTTGTGATACATCCGTTGTATTGAATGACGCACTTGATGAAGGAAAACGGGTATTATTCGAAGGGGCACAAGGTGTCATGCTTGATATCGATCAAGGAACATACCCATTCGTCACTTCATCTAACCCGGTTGCAGGTGGAGTTACAATCGGTTCTGGTGTAGGTCCTACGAAAATCAACCATGTGGTTGGAGTATGTAAAGCATACACAAGCCGTGTGGGCGATGGTCCTTTCCCTACAGAATTGCATGATGAAGTCGGCAACCAAATCCGGGAAGTTGGCCGTGAATATGGTACAACTACAGGCAGACCGCGTCGTGTAGGCTGGTTCGATGCTGTTGTCGTTCGCCATGCTCGCCGTGTCAGCGGGATTACCGATTTATCATTGAACTCAATTGACGTATTATCAGGTCTTGATACGGTCAAAATTTGTGTGGCTTATGAATACAAAGGCGAGATCATTCATGAAGTTCCAGCGACTTTGAAAGCGATTGGCGAATGTAAACCAGTCTATGAAGAACTACCAGGCTGGTCAGAAGACATTACAGGTTGCAAATCATTGGATGAGCTTCCAGAGAACGCTCGCCACTATGTAGAGCGCGTATCTCAATTGGTTGGCATTCCTTTGACTACTTTCTCTGTCGGTCCTGACCGTAACCAAACAAATGTCGTGAGAAGTCCTTGGCGTCTAGCGTAA
- the walK gene encoding cell wall metabolism sensor histidine kinase WalK produces the protein MKKVGFFRSIHFKFVLIYVLLIFVAMQIIGVYFVGELEENLVGNFTKSIKGHVNLLTYSIGEEMEKERGEEDPTLEEAIDTILKDRDNSSNDISEVRVIDTRSRRVIGTSAPSNQDIVGKKTTEVLIKNTLIYGKEDSDIFRDKKTGRRLWVLSTPIEANGEVIGAVYVIAEMENVFEQMDEINSIFMTGTAIALAITAILGILLARTITRPMSDMRKQALVMAKGNFSRKVRVYGDDEIGQLAVTFNNLTKKLQESQSSTEGERRKLSSVLSNMTDGVISTDRRGRVNLINEPAAQLLDVSSETVMNQPIIEVLGLEEEYKFEDLLEERESIILDYSKKNRPFILRGNFSVIQKETGFVNGLITVLHDITEQEKIESERREFVANVSHELRTPLTTMRSYLEALAEGAWKDEEIAPSFLSVTQNETERMIRLVNDLLQLSKMDSKDYRLKTGWVNFNKFYDHIIDRFEMSKNDDITFKRDLPKEAYFVDIDEDKITQVLYNVISNSLKYSPEGGQVTFRVRASDGFIIVSITDQGVGIPKNVIDKIFDRFYRVDKARARNLGGTGLGLAIAKEMVVAHGGKIWAESVDGKGTTVFFTLPYEQEEEDDWS, from the coding sequence ATGAAAAAGGTTGGTTTTTTTCGCTCAATTCATTTTAAATTTGTTCTGATTTATGTATTGCTCATTTTCGTAGCTATGCAAATAATCGGGGTATATTTTGTTGGGGAATTGGAAGAAAATCTTGTCGGGAACTTTACGAAATCAATAAAAGGCCACGTTAACCTGCTTACCTACAGTATTGGTGAAGAAATGGAAAAAGAGAGGGGAGAGGAAGACCCAACCCTCGAAGAAGCGATTGATACGATATTGAAAGACCGGGATAATTCATCGAATGATATTTCGGAAGTACGTGTCATCGACACCCGCAGCAGACGCGTGATCGGGACTTCAGCTCCAAGTAACCAGGATATTGTAGGGAAGAAGACAACGGAGGTCCTTATTAAGAATACGCTCATTTATGGAAAAGAAGATAGTGATATATTTCGGGACAAGAAAACAGGCAGGCGGCTCTGGGTCCTTTCGACACCCATTGAAGCAAATGGGGAGGTCATTGGCGCCGTCTATGTAATAGCAGAGATGGAAAATGTCTTTGAGCAGATGGATGAAATCAATAGCATCTTCATGACGGGTACGGCCATCGCCCTAGCCATTACGGCCATCTTGGGGATCCTGCTCGCACGAACGATCACAAGGCCGATGTCCGATATGAGAAAACAGGCCCTGGTGATGGCGAAAGGGAATTTCTCCAGAAAAGTTAGGGTATATGGCGATGATGAAATTGGTCAGCTTGCCGTCACTTTCAATAATTTGACCAAAAAGCTTCAAGAGTCGCAATCAAGCACAGAAGGAGAGCGGCGCAAGCTTTCTTCTGTACTTTCCAATATGACCGATGGCGTAATTTCAACGGATAGGCGCGGTCGGGTGAACTTGATTAATGAACCGGCGGCACAATTATTGGATGTCTCGAGTGAAACCGTCATGAACCAACCGATCATTGAGGTTTTGGGTCTTGAAGAAGAATATAAATTTGAGGATTTACTGGAAGAGCGAGAGTCCATTATCCTTGATTACAGCAAAAAAAATCGGCCTTTCATTTTGAGAGGAAACTTTTCGGTCATTCAAAAGGAAACGGGATTCGTCAATGGTTTGATTACTGTTTTGCATGATATAACAGAGCAGGAAAAAATCGAGAGCGAACGCAGGGAGTTTGTTGCCAATGTATCACATGAACTGCGAACACCGTTAACGACGATGAGAAGTTACCTGGAAGCATTGGCTGAAGGTGCATGGAAGGACGAGGAAATCGCTCCATCCTTTTTAAGCGTTACCCAAAATGAAACGGAGCGAATGATCAGGCTTGTTAATGATCTGTTACAGCTTTCGAAAATGGACAGTAAAGATTACAGGCTTAAAACGGGCTGGGTGAATTTCAATAAATTCTATGACCACATCATCGATCGTTTTGAAATGTCGAAAAATGATGACATAACGTTTAAACGTGATTTGCCGAAGGAAGCTTATTTTGTGGATATTGATGAAGATAAAATCACCCAGGTTCTCTATAATGTAATCTCCAACTCCTTAAAGTACTCACCTGAAGGGGGTCAAGTGACTTTCCGCGTCAGGGCATCTGATGGCTTTATCATTGTGAGCATTACAGATCAAGGAGTGGGTATCCCGAAAAACGTCATTGATAAAATATTTGACCGCTTCTACCGTGTGGATAAAGCAAGGGCCCGTAACTTAGGCGGGACAGGACTTGGTTTAGCCATTGCAAAAGAGATGGTCGTGGCGCATGGCGGGAAAATATGGGCGGAAAGTGTGGATGGAAAAGGAACTACCGTGTTCTTTACACTTCCTTACGAACAGGAAGAAGAGGATGATTGGTCATGA